One Nitrospira sp. DNA segment encodes these proteins:
- a CDS encoding DUF3574 domain-containing protein codes for MTEQEWQAFLTDTVGAEFPEGLTSWTGHGRWRNSGGSVAPETSYLLQLAHDGGEARERGLQRLIQTYKTRFHQKAVMRIRSQACRSF; via the coding sequence GTGACGGAACAGGAATGGCAGGCTTTCCTGACCGACACAGTGGGGGCGGAATTTCCTGAGGGACTCACCTCCTGGACGGGGCATGGACGCTGGAGAAACTCGGGCGGCTCGGTTGCACCAGAAACATCGTATCTCCTGCAACTCGCACACGACGGAGGGGAGGCTCGAGAACGCGGCCTTCAACGCCTCATCCAAACCTACAAAACACGGTTTCACCAGAAAGCCGTCATGCGCATTCGTTCGCAAGCCTGCCGATCTTTCTAG
- a CDS encoding sigma 54-interacting transcriptional regulator, protein MQRATLNFETLLEVTNALNSQRDIESLWRVIADQIQKVIPWDRAGITLYEPSTDSFRFYAVITNMATPALAHDSVIPRKGSAVGWVYDHRRPHIREDLQQQQVFLEDGYYVREGLGRMINLPLLVREHCLGTLNIGGVQPGTPDPDDCKFLQQVATQIAYAIDHVLAYQQIKQLSEQLRRENEYLAAEVKASRDLRLVVGTSPSFTKVVDLLKAVAPTDTTVLLLGETGTGKEVLAQALHDLSTRCDKPFIRVNCAALPSGLIESELFGHERGAFTGAQLRKPGRFELAHTGTLFLDEIGEMPMETQAKLLRVLQDGMVDRIGSTHPLAVDVRVIAATNADLSAAIRQGTFRADLYYRLHIFPISVPPLRERREDIPLLAQHFLAQIGTKLKRPHLTFDTQSMARLLTYNWPGNVRELQNVIERAIILSHSSRVTVEEMLLPLVNTPPKQHGVTPVNLGDLERHHITEVLQRTKWRIYGEQGAAHLLGLNPETLRSRLRKLGIRRPATSSPESQSMPDR, encoded by the coding sequence ATGCAACGCGCCACCCTCAACTTCGAGACGCTGCTGGAAGTGACGAATGCCCTGAACTCGCAACGGGACATCGAAAGCCTGTGGCGGGTGATTGCCGATCAGATTCAAAAGGTCATTCCCTGGGACCGAGCCGGCATTACCTTATACGAACCGAGTACCGATTCCTTCCGGTTTTACGCCGTCATTACCAACATGGCCACACCGGCGCTTGCGCACGATAGCGTCATTCCACGGAAGGGCAGCGCCGTCGGGTGGGTGTACGACCATCGACGCCCGCACATCAGAGAGGATCTACAACAGCAACAGGTGTTTCTGGAGGATGGCTATTACGTCCGTGAAGGCTTGGGACGGATGATCAACCTGCCGCTACTGGTTCGGGAACATTGTCTTGGCACACTCAACATCGGTGGCGTCCAACCGGGGACGCCCGACCCGGACGACTGCAAATTCCTCCAGCAGGTGGCCACGCAGATTGCCTATGCCATCGACCATGTGCTGGCTTATCAGCAAATCAAACAACTCAGCGAACAACTACGACGGGAGAACGAGTACCTCGCCGCAGAGGTGAAGGCGAGCCGCGACCTTCGCCTCGTCGTGGGGACATCCCCGTCGTTCACAAAGGTGGTGGACCTGCTCAAGGCCGTGGCGCCTACCGATACGACCGTCCTCCTCCTCGGGGAAACGGGCACCGGGAAAGAGGTGTTGGCCCAAGCCCTGCACGACCTCAGCACTCGCTGCGACAAGCCGTTTATTCGGGTGAACTGCGCCGCGCTTCCCTCTGGTCTGATCGAAAGCGAGCTCTTTGGTCATGAGCGAGGCGCATTTACCGGGGCGCAACTGCGGAAACCGGGACGCTTTGAATTGGCCCACACCGGCACCTTGTTCCTGGACGAAATCGGCGAAATGCCGATGGAAACTCAAGCCAAACTGCTACGCGTGCTCCAGGATGGCATGGTGGATCGCATCGGCAGCACCCACCCCCTCGCCGTCGATGTTCGCGTCATTGCCGCCACGAATGCCGACCTGTCGGCCGCCATCCGGCAAGGTACCTTCCGGGCAGATCTGTACTACCGCCTTCACATTTTCCCGATTTCGGTCCCCCCGCTTCGAGAACGTCGCGAAGACATTCCGCTCCTCGCGCAGCATTTTCTCGCGCAGATCGGCACCAAGCTCAAACGGCCCCATCTCACCTTCGACACGCAATCGATGGCCCGCTTGTTGACCTACAACTGGCCGGGGAACGTGCGCGAATTGCAAAACGTCATCGAACGAGCCATCATTCTCTCCCATTCCTCCCGAGTGACCGTAGAGGAAATGTTGCTTCCACTCGTCAACACCCCTCCCAAGCAACATGGCGTCACGCCCGTGAATCTTGGCGATCTGGAGCGACACCACATTACGGAGGTCCTCCAGCGGACAAAGTGGCGAATTTATGGTGAACAGGGGGCCGCACATCTGTTGGGACTCAACCCGGAAACGCTTCGGAGCCGGTTGAGAAAACTTGGCATCCGGCGGCCCGCAACCAGTTCGCCTGAATCACAATCCATGCCCGATCGATAA
- a CDS encoding DEAD/DEAH box helicase: MQTTPCTGFESIGVSPILLRNLTKAGFTEPTAIQAQAIPQALAGRDVLGCAQTGTGKTAAFVIPMLERLIGTPKGQPRALILAPTRELAIQIQATIDTLGRDLQLFATTVVGGADMQAQVRGLRQRPDIIVATPGRLLDHMWNGTISLLAMTILVLDEADRMLDMGFAPQINQILDAMPEERQTLLFSATMPTDLARLAQASVKDPVRVMVTKSATTADGVSQAVHHTTHDRKNSLLMSLLQSEDDTVLVFTRTKHRADRLGNLLGSAGHRVAVLHGGRTLPQRRAALEGFRRGTFRVLVATDIAARGIDVANIGHVINYDVPNCPEDYVHRIGRTARMRTTGRATTFVTVEDQDQLRAIERLLGQAVPRAEGSSPTQSASRPEGHSPRSDVAQRRRRGHSARGWRQTSDSGSREGDGEIRNGSDIEPVS; encoded by the coding sequence GTGCAGACGACTCCGTGTACGGGTTTTGAGTCTATTGGTGTGTCTCCGATCCTGTTGCGAAACTTGACCAAGGCAGGCTTTACTGAACCAACGGCCATCCAGGCTCAGGCCATTCCCCAGGCCTTGGCGGGTCGGGATGTGTTGGGCTGTGCGCAGACCGGGACGGGAAAGACCGCGGCTTTTGTGATTCCCATGCTGGAGCGATTGATCGGAACTCCCAAAGGGCAGCCGCGCGCACTCATTTTGGCACCCACTCGTGAATTGGCCATCCAGATTCAGGCGACGATCGATACGTTGGGCCGTGACCTGCAGCTGTTTGCCACGACGGTTGTCGGTGGGGCCGATATGCAAGCCCAGGTGCGAGGATTACGGCAACGCCCGGATATTATCGTGGCCACTCCAGGGCGCTTGCTTGATCATATGTGGAACGGCACGATCAGCTTGCTCGCCATGACCATCCTGGTACTTGACGAAGCCGATCGGATGTTGGATATGGGGTTTGCGCCGCAAATCAATCAAATCCTGGACGCCATGCCTGAAGAGCGACAGACGTTGCTGTTTTCCGCGACCATGCCGACGGATCTTGCGCGGTTGGCACAGGCCAGCGTGAAAGACCCGGTGCGGGTTATGGTGACCAAGTCAGCCACGACGGCCGACGGCGTCTCCCAAGCCGTGCATCACACCACGCACGACCGTAAAAATTCGTTGCTCATGTCACTTCTACAATCGGAAGACGACACCGTGCTGGTCTTCACGAGAACCAAGCATCGAGCGGATCGACTCGGCAACCTCCTGGGCTCCGCCGGTCATCGTGTTGCGGTGCTGCATGGAGGACGTACGCTCCCGCAACGCCGGGCGGCACTCGAGGGATTCCGGCGGGGAACCTTTCGCGTGTTGGTGGCGACGGATATTGCCGCACGAGGTATCGATGTGGCAAATATTGGACATGTGATCAATTACGATGTGCCGAATTGCCCGGAAGACTATGTGCATCGGATCGGGCGTACGGCCAGGATGAGAACGACAGGCCGTGCCACGACGTTTGTCACGGTGGAAGATCAAGACCAACTGCGGGCCATCGAACGCTTGCTCGGGCAGGCGGTGCCCCGCGCAGAAGGAAGCTCACCAACGCAGAGTGCATCGCGACCAGAGGGACATTCACCCCGAAGTGATGTGGCGCAGCGCCGCCGGCGCGGGCATTCTGCTCGAGGGTGGCGCCAGACCTCGGATAGCGGCTCCAGGGAAGGCGATGGGGAGATCAGGAACGGAAGTGACATCGAACCGGTGTCTTAA
- the ung gene encoding uracil-DNA glycosylase yields the protein MLPALPLGWKSALDDVCRADSYRILENFLGQEAEEGESILPSLNDVFKAFDLTTYQSLKVLLLGQDPYHTPGMAHGLCFSVPPHIRPVPPSLKNIFLELRNDLGCRIPNNGCLEPWARQGLLMLNTALTVRAHRPNSHRIPWQFFTDAVIRVANAKTSRIVFVFWGAEAKKKHVFVTNPRHVVVSCAHPSPLSARKFFGSRCFSMINQALVEAGETPIDWQIPDR from the coding sequence ATGCTTCCAGCTTTACCACTAGGATGGAAGTCCGCCTTGGACGACGTGTGTCGTGCCGATTCCTATCGAATCTTAGAGAATTTCCTGGGCCAAGAGGCGGAGGAAGGAGAATCCATCCTGCCGTCTCTGAATGACGTGTTTAAGGCGTTTGACCTCACCACCTACCAATCCCTTAAAGTTCTCTTACTCGGCCAGGATCCCTATCACACGCCTGGCATGGCCCATGGCCTCTGCTTTTCTGTTCCACCTCACATTCGCCCTGTGCCACCTTCACTCAAGAATATTTTCCTTGAACTGCGGAATGACCTTGGGTGTCGCATACCAAATAACGGATGCCTTGAGCCTTGGGCTCGCCAGGGGTTGCTCATGCTCAATACTGCGCTGACCGTACGGGCCCATCGTCCCAATTCCCATAGAATTCCATGGCAATTTTTCACGGATGCTGTGATTCGGGTTGCCAATGCAAAAACGAGTCGAATCGTTTTTGTATTTTGGGGTGCAGAAGCGAAGAAGAAGCACGTTTTTGTGACGAATCCACGACATGTCGTAGTTTCCTGCGCCCATCCGTCGCCGCTCTCCGCGAGAAAGTTTTTTGGCTCCCGCTGTTTCTCAATGATCAATCAGGCGTTAGTCGAAGCTGGGGAGACGCCGATAGACTGGCAGATCCCCGATCGATAA
- a CDS encoding alginate export family protein — protein MRPHVVMQNLFLLCLALMHQFWAVLDAPLVYAEAGQIGYGPPSPVFTSSYETYGNEASSPHTGPGRSLFALQHFWMRADLRVRPEWRNGVCFGGGPPIAGTCNSLNTTGSGTSAFSGSKANDFFIQQWARVGLGYDPSPDVNFYVELQDSATWGGSGNPTNALQGGDASNHHCAVLRPGQCRLGLRAAYGLIRNLGGIDGLGVKVGRQYLVFGNQRLFGHFDWANTGYSHDGIMLSYATPAFDTKLGWFRHSETDLGQADPGGSLTPNLLTCTSAPSTQSCNSTLAQHATDAGSDVDMVVFYNQLRSLPNMVVEPYYVLYSNRLPEQANPGQYLAKSASQLRHMVGLRFEVRHGNWDILHETAYQFGHVGDGFSGDNQRNLRINAWASGTSLGHTWYQHPWKPRVAMGFDYASGDGDSNCVTPGGTLARSCGGNANTFENFFPTNFLHVGYMLNGAWRNSVQPQVNFQARPTARDHLEVWALRKYLASARDNWYRGSQGPLIFSRSDNTTTHIGDELDVAWSHMFADGKISLAVIYGHFFSGPYIREQLGKATDQDWGIVQLWTNF, from the coding sequence ATGCGCCCTCATGTCGTCATGCAGAATCTGTTTCTGCTGTGCCTCGCCCTGATGCACCAATTCTGGGCCGTTCTCGACGCCCCGTTGGTCTATGCCGAGGCCGGACAGATCGGCTATGGGCCCCCTTCACCGGTGTTTACCTCGTCGTACGAGACCTACGGCAACGAGGCCAGTAGCCCTCACACCGGGCCGGGTAGATCGCTGTTCGCACTTCAGCACTTCTGGATGCGTGCAGACCTTCGAGTCAGACCCGAATGGCGAAACGGTGTCTGCTTCGGAGGCGGCCCCCCGATCGCCGGCACCTGCAATAGCCTCAATACGACCGGGTCCGGCACGTCCGCGTTCAGCGGGAGCAAGGCAAACGACTTCTTCATCCAGCAATGGGCACGCGTGGGGCTCGGCTACGACCCCTCCCCAGACGTCAACTTTTATGTGGAGCTGCAAGATTCGGCGACCTGGGGAGGCAGCGGCAATCCGACCAATGCACTCCAGGGTGGGGATGCCTCCAATCATCACTGCGCCGTGCTACGTCCCGGACAGTGCCGGCTTGGCTTACGCGCAGCGTACGGATTGATTCGCAACCTCGGCGGCATCGACGGGCTGGGCGTGAAGGTAGGACGCCAATACCTCGTGTTCGGCAACCAACGGCTGTTCGGCCATTTTGATTGGGCCAATACCGGCTACTCTCACGACGGCATCATGCTCAGTTATGCGACACCGGCCTTTGATACGAAGCTCGGTTGGTTTCGACACTCGGAAACGGATCTGGGCCAAGCCGACCCAGGCGGAAGTCTCACACCGAATCTCCTGACGTGTACTTCGGCCCCGTCCACCCAGTCCTGCAATTCTACATTGGCACAACATGCCACTGACGCGGGCAGTGATGTGGACATGGTGGTGTTCTACAACCAGCTCCGCAGCCTCCCGAACATGGTCGTGGAACCCTACTACGTGCTCTATTCCAATCGACTCCCTGAGCAGGCCAATCCCGGGCAATATCTCGCGAAATCCGCGTCACAACTCCGACATATGGTCGGCCTTCGCTTCGAAGTTCGTCACGGCAACTGGGACATCCTCCATGAGACCGCGTACCAATTCGGTCACGTTGGCGACGGATTCAGTGGAGACAACCAACGAAACCTCAGGATCAATGCCTGGGCCTCCGGTACCTCATTAGGCCACACATGGTATCAACATCCCTGGAAACCTCGCGTGGCGATGGGGTTCGACTATGCCTCAGGAGACGGCGACAGCAATTGCGTCACGCCAGGCGGGACTCTCGCGCGAAGCTGCGGCGGCAATGCCAACACCTTTGAGAATTTTTTTCCGACCAACTTTCTCCACGTCGGCTACATGTTGAACGGGGCCTGGCGCAACAGCGTCCAACCACAGGTCAACTTCCAAGCCCGTCCGACCGCCCGGGATCACCTCGAAGTCTGGGCGTTGCGCAAGTACTTGGCAAGCGCGCGCGATAATTGGTACCGTGGTTCGCAAGGGCCGCTGATCTTCTCCCGCTCCGACAATACCACCACCCACATCGGCGACGAGCTCGATGTCGCATGGAGTCATATGTTCGCCGACGGGAAGATTTCACTGGCGGTCATCTACGGCCATTTCTTTTCCGGGCCCTACATCCGGGAACAGCTGGGCAAAGCCACAGACCAGGACTGGGGCATCGTGCAACTCTGGACCAATTTCTAA